The following DNA comes from Erigeron canadensis isolate Cc75 chromosome 3, C_canadensis_v1, whole genome shotgun sequence.
CTATTGATTGATGTATATTTGTGCAATATAATTTCTTGGTTTGGAGTTTATCTTTTTGGATGAAGATTATTGACCCATAAATCCATTTTTTGAAGCTTGGTTTCTGTATTTTCTTGTCGGAATAATTAACTTTTTCAATGTCCTTTCATCACATACATGTCATATTCAGTTTGTTAAAATGCCAAAGAGAACTGCACTTCGTAAGAAATAACAAATTTTGGACAAAAAAGGTCGGCAGTGCATGTTGTTTTCGTATTTGCATTTTCATAGTTTTTCCTGAGTGACTCATTATTAGAAAGTATTgcttatgtttttgtatttctACGATAACACGCAAATGAACGCAATAAAATGGTTTTGCCAAAGTCATTTATTTGTGACATACTATAGTGATTTAGTACTTCAGCAAAAATAGTGCTTACTTATGATGGTAATTAGATTTAATCTCTCTTTTATGTTAAATAAACAAAGTGCATACTTGTGCTAAAGTTTTGTTTATGTGTTTACTTTGTACCTTTAGGGTTCATGGGAGCGATGATATCAAATTTGGCATTTGTGGTTagaaatatattttcaaaaaaaggaATGAAGGGCAAATTCGTTAGCGGAATGAACTACTATGCTTGCTTATCAATGTTATCACTGTTGATTTTAACCCCTTTCACATATGAAAGGCCCACAAATGTGGGGACTCGGTTGGCAAATAGCATTAACGCAAGTTGGGCCCAACTTTGTCTGGTAAACAACCTGTCACTTTGTTGTCGTATTATACTAAATTACTTTAGCTTTCTTACTGATTTAGTTTGATATTGCATTATGCTTCTATATGATATGAGGGTGTCTTGTGCatgattttaagtttatattttaaatagatgacaacaaattaaaaacatttttcaatcACTTATAACTTACAACCTCATATATCGGTTTAGGTGGGTAGTGGCACAAAGTGTATTCTATCATTTCTACAATCAAGTATCTTACATGTCGTTGGATCAAATATCTCCTTTGACATTTAGCATCGGAAACACAATGAGGCGAATATCCGTTATTGTGTCTTTGAATGTCATCTTTCGCACACCCATTCAAGCTGTCAGCGCACTTGGAGCCGCTATCGCTATCCTtggaactttcatttattcccAGGTAAATCACAAAGTTATTGCAATAGACCTCTTATATCATTTTATGAAACacgttttgttttttatattatttttattattaagataGTATAGTATTGTGATCATCTCTGACACAAAATTTTCTATATCAACAGACATTTTATGTATCAACGACCATATTGGATTTTAAATCCTGTTAGGATTCTTTGGTTAACGAATATGGTTGCATTTTTCATGAGCCAGGCAAAACCGTAAGATATAAAGTTAGAGGAAGTCAGCATGTATTCACTTGTAGATCCAAAGAGAAGGAATATGTTTTTTATTCGTTTGGTGTTACTATGAGCTGATGGAGTTTGAGTTGCACTTTCAACAAGCAATTTTGGAAACATGTATATCATGCTATTGAGGATGGTTGCGGGGTTTAGATAGTTAAATGAAAACAATTTGAGTTTCGTAACAAGCGGGTCGTGAAAATTGTGTATCAAAGTCTTTACTTCCGTAGtcagatatttttttttattgtaaatgAAGACAACCTTGATGAAATTTTGCTTCATTATATTTGTACATTTTAAGTCATCATTCCACCATAATGTAATATAGAATACACATATGTAAATGAATAAGAAAAACATTgagaataaagaaaataatatatcattGGAAGTGTCAAACAATTTGCCTGAATATACACATAAAACAACAAACTAAAAGTGCAAATAAAGGATCAATTGCTTGTTTAAGATTTCTAAAATAATTTCTTTGTTGTAATAATGTGACTAAGCTTGTCAATACTTGAATTTAACTCGTTTTTCTCTACATACAGTTTTGTAAAAacctattatttttttaatgagaaAATCGAATATGCAGTTGACTGCAAAGTTCATCGATACAGTTACACACATCatataaatgattgatatattacaaaaatgtctcCCAATTTTCAAGGTGACTTTATTAAAAAATGATTCAATTAAGTGCATCCAAGCTAAATCCATATTTAATAATAACCGGTCAAATACTATTTTTAGAACATTTTTTATGCAAGTTTTTAATTAAAGCCTTTTTAATATTGGAAAAAGCTTTAccaattgtttattttttattgtttcatTTGATCCAAAACCTTTccaataaaagtataaaaccacatcaaatattattatcttttgaaGTCCACTAAAGTCGTCAGAAATTTCTTCTCTTTccaaaagaaaatcaaaattcaaatgagaaaattcaaaatcacAAAGTCGGTAGCCAAATCCTTTTCTTAATCAACAAAACAAACGTCGTCGTTTTGTCCGTCTTCTTAAAGATCCTTCAAACAACCgcaaaaacatataataatatttccAGATCCATGAATGCATCATCAcattataacattattatatattcatttctTGTATCTATACTACCAGTTTTAACAATcacattataataattaatgaagtCCTTAAACCCTAAGATTGATGAATAAATCAATTGGATGAACGAAGCCCTAATTAGGGGTAAGAATGTcgtggggattaggatggaaACGGCCATCTGATGTCTTCCATTTATCGTTACATTACGGCGGTTCCGATCATTCCTTATCATCAGATGATGATCATCATACACATTCCGAATCATCAAAAGAACTTATCAATAATAATTCAAACAATTATAATACTCATAATAACCAGGAATTAGGGTTTCGGATTGATCTTGATTGGAATGCAGGTGATGATGAAGAACAAGTTACTTTACGTTTACAATCACAGGTCATGGTTGCATTGCCCTTGCCCCAGGATACCGTCGTGATCCGGTTTCTCCATCCGGGCCGGGTTGATGATAATTTGATTGATGTGGATATGAAAGTTGTCAAACAGAGGGAGCCACTAAAGGCTGTTGCCATGTCTCGGGTTGCCGGGTCCGGCCAACAGAATGATGGGATGGGTGTGCTTATTAAGTTGTTGAGATCGGATTTTGCTGCGGATACGGGTTCGGGGAGTTCTGATGGGTTAAAGGTCGAGTCTTGTGCTGATCATTGGTTGAATGTTACTGTTGTCAGCCTCTGCAACTGTGGGTTATCTGTATGTATCTTCATTTTATCTGAAAAAATTGTATGAATTGTGTTAAAGATCTTAGATTTAAGTTATGTGCATTGTGCTGAATCGATTCTTAGGTGCTTCCGGTTGAGTTGACTAGACTGCCGCTTCTTGAGAAGCTATTCCTTGATAACAATAAGTTGACAGTTTTGCCGCCTGAACTTGGTGTtttgaaaaacttaaaagttcTGACGGCTGACAACAATATGTTGGTTTCGGTACCGGGTATGTTTGGAACTTGTGTTTTTTCAGGTCTATAGAAATGAGCTGTAGAGCTTGTGACTTATCTTGGATGAATGCTTTGCAGTTGAACTGAAGCAGTGCGTTGGACTTGTGGAACTCTCACTTGAACATAATAAGCTAATCCGTCCTCTTCTTGATTTCAGGTGATTTACTCGCAAGCTCAGCTGCAACTTGTTCcttgtttaattttatgcatCTTATATATTGTTTCTGTTGATCTTTTATGCAGAGCCATGGCCGAGTTACGGATTCTTAGGCTTTTCGGTAATCCGCTTGAGTTTCTTCCTGATATTTTGCCATTGCATCAACTTCGCCATCTTTCTCTTGCAAACATTCGCATTGTGGCAGATGATTATCTTAGATCGGTGAATGTTCAGATAGAGGTACTGAATGATGACATATTTCCTTACTTTAAGCAACTTAAATTTCGGAAAGTAACTTACTTTTGGTGAGATTGCAGACGGAAAATAGCTCTTATTTTGTTGCATCACGCCACAAGCTGAGTGCCTTTTTCTCTCTTATATTCCGTTTCTCCTCATGTCACCATCCTTTGCTAGCATCCGCCTTGGCAAAGATAATGCAGGATGAAGGAAATCGTGTAGTTATCGGTAAAGATGAAAATGCTGTTCGACAACTTATAAGCATGATAAGCAGTGAAGATCAACATGTGGTGAGTTAGGCTTCTAAAGTTTCTAGTTTTGTAGATGCCTTAATTGATTTTTTGTTCTAAGCAGTTGCCTTTTATTTCAGGTTGTGGAGGCTTGCTCTGCACTTACATCTCTTGCATCAGATGTATCTGTGGCGCTTCAGTTAATGAAATGTGACATCATGCAACCCATTAAAAGTGTACTTACTTCTGTTGGACCTCAAGAACTAAAATCTGTTTTACAAGTAGTGGGCAAGTTGGGTTTTGTCTCTGATACAGTGGCCCAAAAAATGCTTAGCAAGGATGTGATGAaatcattaaaattattatGCGCCCATAAAGATCCAGAGGTATGCCTGTTAAGTTTCATAGCTTTACCTTTAATAGGTATTTTTGCATGGCGGTCTGAATTGAGGCTATCCTTAGGTACAAAGGTTAGCTTTAATAGCTGTTGGAAACTTAGCCTTCTGTATAGAGAACCGCCGAATTCTTGTTGCTTCTGAAAGTCTAAGAGATCTTCTTTTACGGCTTACAGTTTCATCAGAGCAACGTGTGAGCAAAGCTGCAGCTCGTGTTCTGGCAATTCTTGGTTGGTTTAGTGGATGAtagtttataatattttaaaacgtAATATATAATTCTTTCTAGAGATTTTTATGGGCGATTATTATGTCATTATAGGGGAGAATGAGAATCTGAGACGTGCTATTAAAGGAAGGCAGGTCCCAAAACAAGGTTTGAGGATACTTTCAATGGATGGAGGTGGGATGAAAGGTCTTGCTACTGTTCggattttaaaagaaattgaaaatggTACTGGGAAGCAGATACACGAGATGTTTGACCTTATATGTGGCACATCAACTGGTGGCATGCTTGCGGTGGCTCTTGGAATAAAGCTAATGTCTTTGGAGGAATGTGAAGACATATACAAAAATCTTGGTAAGTCAATTAGTAACTTGTATCTATTAGTCAAAACAACTCAAAAGTGTTTTCTGGGTAGTTGTGTCATATTTTGCTCTACCATTTCACAGGCAAGCTTGTTTTTGCTGAACCTGTTCCTAAAGATAATGAAGCAGCAACTTGGAGAGAGAAGTTGGATCAGCTTTACAAGAGTTCGTCGCAAAGTTTTAGAGTAGTTGTACATGGATCTAAAGTATGTGATTCTCCTTATCAAGTTTCTTGAACTTAGCAAAAGCATTGACAAGAAAGATTAATTTACCAGCGTTCATATTCTAAAACTAGCAGTTTCAACTTTGTCCAGCACAGTGCCGATCAGTTTGAGAGGTTGTTGAAGGAGATGTGTGCTGATGAGGATGGAGATCTGCTAATAGATTCATCAGTGAAAAGGATTCCCAAAGTTTTTGTGGTATCAACGTTAGTCAATGCGGCACCAGCCCAGCCATTTATATTTCGTAATTATCAGGTTTCTACTATTAGAGGGTCCCcctaataataaattaatgttCAACATTGGCTCAACGGTGGAAGATTAATAACTGTTTATATCTCCATTCAAACTGTAGTATCCTGCTGGCACACCAGAAGTTCCTCTGATGATGTCAGAAAATTTCTCAACGAATGGAGCAGGAACAGCAACTACCGGTGCTCAAGTTGGATACAAACGGAGTGCTTATATGGGAAGTTGTAGACATGATCTGTGGCAAGCTATAAGAGCATCATCTGCAGCTCCATATTATCTTGATGATTATTCTGATGGTATAAGCTCCCTATCTTTCTTTACAGCTGCATTACAGTCTTACTCTGATAACCAGATAGCTATTTGTGATAACATATAATTTAGATATTTTAGTGGTTAATGAACAATATTTGGCAAAGTAACTGTAGTATTTTCTGAAATTTGAAGTTAGtctgatatgatcccacattggctagtatgggattggttggtggtttataagcctaggtgtccccttctcctttga
Coding sequences within:
- the LOC122592431 gene encoding phospholipase A I; translated protein: MSWGLGWKRPSDVFHLSLHYGGSDHSLSSDDDHHTHSESSKELINNNSNNYNTHNNQELGFRIDLDWNAGDDEEQVTLRLQSQVMVALPLPQDTVVIRFLHPGRVDDNLIDVDMKVVKQREPLKAVAMSRVAGSGQQNDGMGVLIKLLRSDFAADTGSGSSDGLKVESCADHWLNVTVVSLCNCGLSVLPVELTRLPLLEKLFLDNNKLTVLPPELGVLKNLKVLTADNNMLVSVPVELKQCVGLVELSLEHNKLIRPLLDFRAMAELRILRLFGNPLEFLPDILPLHQLRHLSLANIRIVADDYLRSVNVQIETENSSYFVASRHKLSAFFSLIFRFSSCHHPLLASALAKIMQDEGNRVVIGKDENAVRQLISMISSEDQHVVVEACSALTSLASDVSVALQLMKCDIMQPIKSVLTSVGPQELKSVLQVVGKLGFVSDTVAQKMLSKDVMKSLKLLCAHKDPEVQRLALIAVGNLAFCIENRRILVASESLRDLLLRLTVSSEQRVSKAAARVLAILGENENLRRAIKGRQVPKQGLRILSMDGGGMKGLATVRILKEIENGTGKQIHEMFDLICGTSTGGMLAVALGIKLMSLEECEDIYKNLGKLVFAEPVPKDNEAATWREKLDQLYKSSSQSFRVVVHGSKHSADQFERLLKEMCADEDGDLLIDSSVKRIPKVFVVSTLVNAAPAQPFIFRNYQYPAGTPEVPLMMSENFSTNGAGTATTGAQVGYKRSAYMGSCRHDLWQAIRASSAAPYYLDDYSDGVLRWQDGAIVANNPTIFAIREAQLLWPDAKIDTLVSVGCCSVPTKARKGGWRYLDTGQVLIESACSVERVEEALSTLLPMVPEIHYFRFNPVDERCDMELDETDPTVWLKLEAATDEYIQNNSPAFKKVCERLLLNQSDEKLPDNLNSQQFLKAKGPNTGENGPSLGWRRNVLLVEASHNPDSGRAFNHARSLQTFCSDHGIRVSHLNAASGTLNKPDPGTSFPTPFTSPLFTGSFPSSPLLYSPDLGLHRVGRIESVPHLSLDGFHSNRTSSPPESPTVPRQLSAPVRLLLEKLQSSPQVGVVHLALQNDTTGSILSWQNDVFVVAEPGDLAEKFLQNVKYSLLSMLKGRRRKYMSAISNISTVSELVACRPYFQIGGVVHRYIGRQTQVMEDDQEIGAYMFRRTVPSMHLTPEDVRWMVGAWRDRIIICTCLYGPSPALIKAFLDSGAKAVICPSSEPQEMQLTTFQGSTEFNDLENGKFEIGVDEGDDEYTEPISPASDWEDSETDKGTTTGTDKGMLVWDDDEEELSRFVCQLYDSVFMGGARVNVALQQALASHRTIRYSCHFPRVP